From Gimesia panareensis, the proteins below share one genomic window:
- the trpB gene encoding tryptophan synthase subunit beta — protein MTTSLSNVPDSSGRFGEFGRRFVPETLMHALEELTQEYEKAKQDPAFQAELDDLLKHYVGRPNPLYFAERLTEHCGGGKIYFKREDLNHTGAHKINNTMGQALLTMRMGKKRVIAETGAGQHGVASAVACARFGLECIVYMGEEDIRRQKLNVFNMKMMGAEVRGVSSGSKTLRDAVNEAMRDWMSSVETTHYIIGSVIGPHPFPMMVRDFQSVIGKEAREQCLAQTGKLPDHVIACVGGGSNSAGMFYPFIDDEGVKLTGVEAGGRGPEPGEHASTLSYGAKGVLHGSFGYVLQDDDGQTMDVHSISAGLDYPGVGPEHSYWKDSGRVNYTAITDDEALEGFQTMARLEGIIPAIESSHAIAYAVKAARQASPDETIVVCLSGRGDKDVNEVARLLGREI, from the coding sequence ATGACAACCAGTTTATCGAATGTGCCTGATTCTTCCGGTCGCTTTGGAGAATTTGGCCGCCGCTTCGTCCCCGAAACCCTGATGCACGCCCTGGAAGAACTGACCCAGGAATACGAGAAAGCGAAACAGGATCCTGCCTTCCAGGCGGAACTGGACGACCTGCTCAAGCATTACGTGGGACGCCCCAACCCCCTCTACTTTGCGGAACGACTGACCGAACATTGCGGCGGGGGCAAGATCTACTTCAAACGGGAAGATCTGAACCACACCGGTGCCCACAAAATCAACAACACCATGGGCCAGGCTCTGCTGACCATGCGGATGGGTAAAAAGCGTGTGATCGCCGAAACGGGAGCCGGCCAGCACGGCGTGGCTTCGGCGGTCGCCTGTGCCCGCTTCGGACTGGAATGTATCGTCTACATGGGCGAGGAAGATATCCGCCGCCAGAAGCTGAACGTGTTCAACATGAAGATGATGGGCGCTGAAGTCCGTGGCGTTTCCAGCGGTTCGAAAACTCTACGTGACGCCGTCAACGAAGCGATGCGGGACTGGATGTCGAGCGTGGAGACCACACACTACATTATCGGTTCGGTGATTGGTCCCCATCCCTTCCCAATGATGGTCCGCGACTTCCAGTCGGTGATTGGTAAAGAGGCTCGCGAACAGTGCCTGGCACAGACAGGTAAGCTCCCCGATCATGTGATTGCCTGCGTGGGCGGCGGTTCCAACTCAGCCGGGATGTTCTATCCGTTTATCGACGATGAAGGCGTCAAGCTGACGGGCGTGGAAGCGGGCGGCCGCGGTCCCGAACCGGGAGAGCATGCGAGTACGCTGAGCTACGGTGCCAAGGGCGTCCTGCACGGCAGCTTCGGATATGTGCTGCAGGACGATGACGGCCAGACAATGGACGTGCACTCCATTTCAGCAGGACTCGACTATCCGGGTGTCGGTCCGGAACACAGCTACTGGAAAGATTCAGGCCGCGTGAATTACACCGCGATCACCGACGATGAAGCCCTCGAAGGTTTCCAGACCATGGCCCGGCTGGAAGGGATCATCCCGGCGATTGAATCGTCGCATGCGATCGCTTACGCCGTCAAAGCAGCCCGCCAGGCCAGCCCCGACGAGACGATTGTCGTCTGTCTCTCCGGCCGCGGCGACAAAGACGTAAACGAAGTGGCCCGCCTGCTGGGACGTGAAATTTAA